One Capsicum annuum cultivar UCD-10X-F1 chromosome 2, UCD10Xv1.1, whole genome shotgun sequence genomic window carries:
- the LOC107858193 gene encoding putative FBD-associated F-box protein At5g22720 — translation MEVESTIYNADNLGNVSLLVKPYSPISFIMSHSDSSQSESENMDSPRSYQCYGDERRKMDNKSDRLSALPDRLILHILSSFQMKDVIQIGVLSKMWRLLWTSAHNLCFSHSLESNRDVTELIKSIDDTLILSQPSKLNKFSVEFLYSNLFVDHVNKWMIFVTIKSVEVLELNLMKMRGCEEGYSLPQLMYSNVCLRKLKLSNCNLVPMEGINWPALRVLSMWYAKLSLEVVDAICSGCPGLESLKFYSDDDDNDDKELMIWARNVTSLEISGCFNEKILVLQNVEALVDAKLYFGREFRTNQKMLNDLLASLGHVEKFSIGPWCLKV, via the exons ATGGAGGTTGAATCCACTATATATAATGCTGATAATCTTGGAAATGTCTCTCTACTTGTTAAACCCTACTCTCCTATTTCTTTCATCATGTCTCATTCTGATTCTTCACAAAGTGAAAGTGAAAATATGGATTCTCCTCGTTCATATCAATGCTACGGTGATGAACGCCGTAAAATGGATAACAAATCAGATCGGCTTAGCGCCTTACCAGACCGTCTCATCCTTCACATCCTCTCATCCTTCCAGATGAAAGATGTTATACAAATTGGAGTTTTGTCCAAAATGTGGCGGCTTTTGTGGACTTCAGCACACAATTTATGTTTTAGCCACTCTCTTGAATCAAACCGCGATGTAACTGAATTAATAAAATCCATTGATGATACATTGATTCTCTCCCAGCCTAGTAAATTGAATAAATTTTCAGTTGAGTTTCTTTACAGCAACCTATTTGTTGACCATGTTAATAAATGGATGATTTTTGTGACGATTAAGTCTGTTGAGGTACTGGAGTTGAATCTGATGAAGATGCGGGGTTGTGAAGAGGGTTATAGCTTACCACAACTTATGTATTCCAATGTGTGTTTACGTAAACTGAAGTTGTCCAATTGTAATCTTGTACCGATGGAAGGAATTAATTGGCCCGCGCTTAGGGTTTTATCTATGTGGTACGCTAAATTGAGCTTAGAAGTTGTTGATGCCATCTGTTCTGGATGTCCTGGATTGGAATCTCTTAAGTTTT ATAGTGACGACGATGACAATGATGATAAAGAACTGATGATATGGGCTAGGAATGTTACTTCGCTCGAGATTAGTGGATGTTTTAATGAGAAAATACTTGTTCTTCAGAATGTAGAAGCTCTAGTCGATGCTAAGCTATATTTCGGACGTGAGTTTAGGACTAATCAGAAGATGTTAAATGATCTCCTTGCATCATTGGGTCATGTTGAGAAATTCTCCATTGGGCCATGGTGCCTGAAGGTTTGA